The region CTTGAAATAAATCTCAATTCCAACTTACCAAGTACTTCTGAATTAGCTCAGATCCAACAACACGCAAAAATGTGGCCGATGTTTGATTTGCAACAGCCTTTGCTAACAATGTCTTGCCTGTCCCTGGCGGCCCATACAGAATCACACCTTTTGGTGGCTTAATGCCCATCTCTTCATAATATTCAGGATGAGTTAGTGGTAACTCAACTGATTCCTGTTAATCAGACATTAGTGTAAATTGTTTTTTGATAtataatttgattttgtttattactttgaaatttaaatcaaaaagagccattttttttacgaaaataagggatgagacgagcaggacgttctgctgatggtgaATTATACGCcctgcagtgccactcaggattcatgaaaaaccccaaaaattctcaggagcactacaactgtgctcccagtaattacactagctacggcatccttcggaccgaaacacagtgatgcttatacattactgcttcaaggcacaaataggcgccgttgtggtacccataatctagccggcatcctgtacaaaggagcctcccactggtaacccATTACCTCACATAAAATTGCCAAAGACTTGTTTGAACCAACTCCTAACTGACTTCCACCATCTCACCATTAGCTGTCTATAGTTGTTACAGGTTGACAAAGCAAAACCTAAGCTATGGTGAAGGCCTCCAACACTCCTGTCTTATTTATGCATGTGCAAGGGAAGATGGGTATTATAACAGGTGATATTACCTTGATTTCTTGAATCTGTGTATCAAGACCCCCAATATCTGCATATGTTTCCTGTGGTGCCTTCTCCAGTTTCATCACGGAAACCATTGGATCTGTATCATCACCAAGAACACCCACAACAGCATGTACCTAAAAAtcaaatgtttatatatattcaagAAGCAACTATTGGAAGGTTCAAGACAAAATAGCAATACAGACAAAAGTggctttatttataattaaaacttagTGAGGGAATAGGGTGCCATACAGCACTATCTGTTTTTTATGTATCTGAAAAATCAAGggccctggggcactgccgatttgggaTTGATGGATTTCTTCTTCGCATTCCAAAGAAAGGAAAAGGTATTAATTGGCTACTTTCCACAACTTCATCCTCCATCATCTTCTATGGGTCTATTGTGTGAAGCCCTCAAGTGAAGATTGTAGCCTTTGAAAGCACACACCATTTTGAATATCTCTGCAGGTGTGTGTCATCTCCTCACTCTATTTTCATTTTGTGGAGGGTGAGTATCAAACTTGCAGCACTCAAATGAAAGGCAATAAGTCTACCTCTTGTATTGCAGAGCTAGCATCTCTAAACAGTGCCCAAGACTTGAGACAAAGCATAGCTTTTTAAGTTTaacatgtatgtatatatgtaatgCATTTCCTAAACAGATTAAGGGTTGAACAGAAAGCAGGCCTGTGAAATTCTAAGAGTACTGAAAGTttcaagtcaaaaaaatctcTCTGAAAGTAAGTAAGCAAGCATAAGTTTTTTTAGAAAGTAACATATGCAAATAACAAAAActagataaaaaataaacaatattacctTATGATTCAAAAGCACCGAGCATCCAGGTTCAAGCTGATCTTTGTCCACAAATGACAGAATACTGACATAATGCTCACTCCCAACAGAAGTGGAAACAATTGCATGGTTGTCATCAATTATTTCCTCCAGATTACCAACAGACATGGGTGTTCCTCTCAAATCATCTACCTGAAAACGTAATTAAAATTGATGTTTTGAACAACAGGGTAAATAAGACAATGACTAACAAAAagcaattcaaaataattttgtacaatGGAATGTAAGATATAGAACAGCATACCTTAGATCTTTCTTCCTCAATCTTCTCCTCTTGTGGTTTAAGGCGTTCTTGATTCCGAATAAATTCTTCCTCCATAAGAAGATAATCTTTTATTCTTTCTAGCTTCAACAGCTTTAATCTGCATCGTGTGTGAGGTGTTACTTGAGGTAGTTTTAAGGCAGCGTCAGGTCCCTTAGCCTTACGCTTTTTCTTTCCAACTCTAGTAGGAATTGGTGGCTCATATTTCTTCTTTTTGTCTTTGTCGTCTTTTTTGTCTCCACCACTACCACTTCCAGATTGATTTTGACCCTATTGATAAATGGAGAAATTTAGTTTCTGATTGTCTGGATAATATCTTAAGAAATTTAACGTTTCGATGACTTACCATTTCACTGTTCTTGAACTTTTTAAAAAACTatcttgttttttaaaaacgctaactggtataatacaatattcatcAAAATCGAAGTCACTGTACCATTTCCATACACAACTTGACAGTAGACTGACAGCGATTACCATTACAGTGCGGATTTTGCTATTTTTGTAACAGTCTGTGAATAAGCATTCGACGCCGGCAATTATGCTCTGAGTCGTATTTTCCCTTTTCCAAATCAGATTCCATAAgccaaataaaactttaaaatctgAACTGTTTTTTTTCCTATTGATAAAAaattcttacatttttttacgAAGAATTGAAGAAATAGAAGAATTGCCTGAGAAGACATAATCATATGTTTAGAATATTAACGCTACAGAAGTAGCGTCGGTAactttattacaaatacaacgGAGAAGCGATATATAACTAAGGCTGAGATAGAATGGGACAAAGAAATTAATCTTGCATCTCTATCGCAAaacccatttatttatttggcccAATATCAATTTTGggacaaataaaatattgtccCTAATATGACTAAACTTCCATCCTAGATAAGTAGATTGTTTAATATATTGCTCCGTGTCGCTTTCTCTATTAGAAGTCATCATTCTTCTGTTATTGCTTGTGTTATATAGCatcctttttaaatatatttatagcaataatattaagttgaaataataataataaagccttttattcaactgaaaacaaacaatacaatatcttatatctaacttaaataaaatccaGATAGTCTTCAGCTGTTTGCCATTtggcataggcctcctccaaccctTTTCACTCCTTTCTGTCCTTAGCAACCCGGCTCCAGGTCACTCTTGCAAATTTGGCAAAgtcgtcctcccatctttgGCGGGGTTGTTTCTTGTGCCATTCctaggataccattctgtgACCTTTTTGTTCCACTTCTCCTTCCCTCTACTCATATgcccagcccatttccatttcagTTTCCTGATATTTGTTCCTATGTCTCGCACCTTTGTGCTTTTCCTGATGTCTTCTAGCCTAACTCGATCTTTTTTTTTGCTTCCCCATCATGCTTCGCTCCATTGAGTGCTggcatatttttaattttttaaagtttaatttagtATGGACCCATGTTTGGCTTCCGTACATCAATACAGGGAGAAtgcatgtgttgaacactttaGAATTAATTGATATGTGCAGTTCTATATCTTTCATTTTTCTCCAACATCTTTTCCATCCATTTGCTATTCTCTGTCtgttgatttatttttctatattttctcTGGGTGAAATTATTTGTCCTAGATAGACATATTCATCCACTTAATCAACCTAACTTTGGCCAACTCTGATGGCCTCTTTCTTAGGTCTATTGGTCATAGATTTCATCTTCTCCATGTTCATTTTTAATCCCATAGTGTGACTTTCTAAGGCCAGATCATTTACCATGACATTCAATTCGTTTGGGGTTTTTGCAAAGAGAactatgtcatctgcaaatcttAAATTTGTTAGCCAGGTTCCATCAATGTTGATTCAAAATCCGTCGCAATTTAGTCTTCTAAATATCATTTCAAGAACTGCTGAGAAAAGTTTTGGGGAAAGAGGGTCGCCTTGTCGCACACCCTATTCTATGCTAAATGGTTCACCTTTCCTTTCTAACTGTATGCATGCTGTACTTTCCTTGTATATTTTCCTCAGTATTCTTATGTACTTGCTTTCAATGCCTTGTTCTTTTAGTGCCTCCCATATCTTATTATGTTAAAGAGTCGAAAGCTTTGCTGTagtctatatataatatgtaatataattgaTTGTACTCATAGGATTTTTCTTTGATCTGCCTCCTAACATGGTCCAATACTGAATAACCTTTACGAAAACCTGCTTGCTCATCTGGTTTGTTGTCATCTAATTTTCTTTCTAGTCTTCTTAGCGGTATTTTCGCAAACATTTTATACAGATTGGACATAAAGCTGATTGAACGAAAGTAACCTATATTAAGTTTGTCaccttttttatataacaatacaatatataagATTGCATCCACTGTATAGGGATAATTTCAGTTTCGAGAATTTCATTAAATAGTTTAGTGATTACTGGCACTAGGAAATTTTTCGCCACTAATAGGAATTCATTTTCAATGCAGTCTGGCCTTGGGGCTTTGTCTTTACTTTGAGACTGTAACGCTGCTTCCACCTCTCGTTGCAGTATGTCGGGTACACTCTCATCCTCGTCATAGTTTAGTATTATTGATTCCCCATGTTCCTCTGGtgttttttcatataattttttataatatcatgtaGCTGTTCTTCTGTTCTGTTCTATTCCTTTCATATTTCTAACTTTTAAATTCTAAAAGTTCTTTATATGCTTTTTTGTTTCccctgttttaattatttgtgtcTCTATTATCTCTCTTCTGTTCTGCTTTCTATCCTTTCTTATACTCTGTTTTATATCTTTACTCAACTTTGATATACGTTTTCTACGATCCTCTGTATCTCTGGAACTCATTACTTGTTTCATTTCTTCAGGGAGATTTAATGTTTTTGTTGATAAATagcttcccttattttcattattagtGCCTGTAATTTTTGCTAGTTTGATTGAAGTCTCTTACcagttatatatatttcttttggatATCTAGGTTCCTAGTTTCCTTGTCAAAGTCTGCACATCTTTCGGTCAGTTTGATTGCTGCTTCTTCAACGTTTTTAATACTCAGTTTAACATCAAAGTTCCTCCTCGGTCTTTGTGTCTTTGTATGTGATGTTGTGAGATCTGCCCTAACAATTCTATGGTTcgtgtacaaattaaatttgtttacaaCATTTAAATCAGTGAAATATCCTGGTTTGTTGGTGagaataaaatcaatttcatttttgtatttgcCTCCTGGTGATACCCACGTCCATTTCCTTGAACTCATCTTTCTAAATTTGCTATTTAGGATAAAGAGGTTGTTTTCGGAagacatatattatattcgGAAGATATATCAGTACCCCGCTCGCAGCTGCCCGAAGCGCACGGTTGTTTTGCGAACGCGATACCAATGTTTCGTTCACCTAACCGCAATACCGCGAGTCGCGGAAGTGATAACACCGTTGTTTGTGATACTGTGCAATGTAAGGAATGCAAATTAGTGGTGAATGAATTATTGGCTTTTGTGAGTAATAAAATAGATACTTTACCAGAAACGGGTATCATACAAATATGTTTAAGTGCATACAGTTGTGATGAGATCGAGTCTGCGCGATTGATAGCATACAAATTATTAGCACCGACAAAAAAATTCATGCGGAGAAGAGATGGCTCGGAACGAAAGGGCCtacagtatataataaaactaataaaagaaTACGATCCGGATTGCTTGCCTACATTTGTGGCAAAAAATCTTAACAAGCTACCACCAATTACTTTTGATCACATAGATGTGACTACATTTTTAAACGaaatgtcaatattatatatatattatatatattgacaagggaggacaactcttgcaatatcatacaaaataggcaacattcaccaaatataaatgttactgctatagataatcataatataaagctcataaatattgttcaccagaatatacaaggtatctcaagtaaggaattagaaattgaactgtttttgagctgctgtaatatagatatattatgtattacagaacattggcgtaagagtcatcagctccagtttagttttagagaacataaagtagtcagttcgttttgtattAGTAGGGCAacacatggaggttccctaattattattaataatagattaaaatgtaaaaatagaagagatgttgttaatctctctatagaacaactaattgagataggttgtatagaactagagcaatttattattgtaagtgtataccgcccccccactgcatcatgtgaacaattccaacatagaatggaggaggtactatcaaaatttagcaaaactagcaagtcaattatagtgtgtggagattttaatataaacttgcttgaaccttcggccaattgtactagccttaaaaatttatttcaaagttttaatttgttcaatgtattttgggaacctactagaatcacttcaacaacagcaacctgtttagataatatttttacagatgttactattactagtaaactcataattaataatcttcagtccgaccatagtgggcaacttataaaagtaaatacaagattggacaatatcagaccaaaaaaggtgacgattataccagttacgggtagccgtcttaaaaggtttagaaataatttggtaaatacaataccatttttacactgtggcgaaactgctaattttcactacaacttagtcttcaattccttctgtgaggaatttgacaggatttttactccagtaacggtgacagtaaacaacaaacatagttttaatgattgggcaacaatgggtaaccacaaaagtcgtaaacgcttatatgacctttattatgagaaacattgcaataatagtgaagaatttaaaatatatgtaaaaaaatactccaagctctttaaaatagtttgtcatgaagcgaaaacacgtttcattgcagataaaattaaaaacagtaataataaagtaaaagcgacttggagtgtaattaacaatgaaactggtagatcgaattgccgtaacacctctatctgtttaaatattaataaacgtgttataaattcggaaatagaaattgcaaatgtatttgataaatacttctccgaaatcccgattgtcacgaccaaataccttaactcttcgccaaaagcagcatatgatatgcttaaattacacgtaccagtatcttctactgacttgaaatttaagtatgttacaggtagcgatataataaaaatcttcaaattaattatcctaaaaaatacaaaagacctatggggccattcgactaatattgttaaatacatacttgacattatagcacctgaattagcaataatatttaatgaatgcatagatgagggtgtgttccctgacctcatgaaatacagcaaagttatacctttgtttaaatcgggcagttcttttgaccctgctaatttcagacctatttcagtgctgcctgtttttagtaaaatttttgaaaaacttttgcttcaacagctacaaatgcattgttgtaaattaatgaacaaaaatcagtttggtttcactaggggcttatcaacaattaatgcgggtactagactcattgagcacatctttgacgcctgggaagagtcacaggatgcattgggcattttttgtgatttgtcaaaagcatttgactgcgtccaccatgaaactttactcctaaaactaaagcattatggagtgaaaaatagagccctaaatctgttaaaatcatatttaagcgaaagagttcagatagtcgatgtaaatggcaaacggtcttcgggtaaacctgtgggaataggtgttccacagggttctattctcggtcctttcttgtttcttatatatattaacgatctaccgtttgtggtagatgatagccatgagattgtattgtttgctgatgatacttcacttatttttaaagtgaagcgacgtgcggatattgatgacgaggtaagcaatgcactctcaaagatagtacgttggtttgagacgaataatctgcacttaaacagtaaaaaaaaacaaagtgtttacggttcattacaccaaacacagcggaggtacaaaccaacgtacttataaatgaccagagattggaacttgtggacactacggtctttttgggtatcacgttagataaaaagcttcagtggggtccacatattacccatctagcagatagactcagctctgcggcatatgcagttagaaagattagagagtacacgaatgtttgctagattagtgtactttagttattttcacagcatcatgacgtacggtatattactatggggtcatgctgctgacattgatatagtgtttgcactgcaaaagagagctgttcgtgctatatatcagcttggttatagacagtctctcaaagaaaaatttaaagaaataaatattatgactgtttattgtcagtacatttatgaaaatttaatatatgttcacaaaaatcgtcacctttttgctcttaatagtgattttcattattataacactagaaataagggattgcttgtaactaattctagtaggcttcataagatacataatagctttaagggtaaatgtatacacttctacaataaagtcccagccactgttcaggcattatctataaataaatttaaatgttttataaagaaatggctctgtcgtaaatcctattacgccactgctgaatatctaaatgatcggacagcctgggactagattgtgattattttatagcgactgtacaatattgtatatttttattgaaaagagcgcagaaaaaagaatgctgggagagtttcttgcgccgcttcttctctctcagagcgccatttgtttccgaagcggtagtagtatctagtagttataagaaatgacatcaaaaagaattctaaaggaatcaattttgagaaaataaatgccttttatgccttttattaaagAGTGAGGTAGCCAATATTAAGACGACATCTTTGAATAGTGACAAGTTTACATCAAATTCTGATTTTGAATACTTGAAACAAGAAATCGATCAAGTAAAACGTATGTTGCAATTGAACAAAGTAGCTGTGAACGATCTCAACGCAATGATAGCGATCCTAATAATCAACAACAACAACAGAAAACCTCGCAAGATTCTGTTTCTAAGAAATCTGTTAAGGCTTCTAGTATTCATTTGGTTTCTCCATGTGCACCGGATAATAAAACCAATAGCACTATATGTGTTGAGAGTACACTGAGGGATTCGTACTCCGATCCAAGTGTGACCGCCATGAAGGCATTGGATACCCCTACAAATACACCTTCGTATAGAGATATAACGGTGAATACGAATTTTAAAAAGCCAAGTTACATTTCCAAGCCCGAAAATGACAACTTTGTTCTAGTGGAATATAGAAAAAGAAAGAAGCTCGTTAACTCGGCTCGTCATATCGGCAGTGTATGTGTCTCGAGTAAATAAATCGACCTCGGCAGACGACATCCGGGAGTATATTAAAGACATGGGGGAGGAGTGTGTGAAAGTGGAATTATTGACGCAAAAAATGAACCGCAATTCacatcttataaaattattgtaagtaataaCAAGTTAGATCGCTTCCTGAAACCGGACTTTTGGCTAGAGGGGATCAAATTTAGAATTTATCGAGACTTTATACCGAAAGGTAAGGTAGATAAACTAAATAGTAATAGGAAATATAATGGACCATAAGTCAACTCAATTTTCTACTATACCGTATAACTGTAAATCGATCAAAAGATCGATTCAATGTGTTAAGAACTTAACTATTAGAGCTGATATTGTAG is a window of Leptidea sinapis chromosome 26, ilLepSina1.1, whole genome shotgun sequence DNA encoding:
- the LOC126972350 gene encoding 26S proteasome regulatory subunit 4 translates to MGQNQSGSGSGGDKKDDKDKKKKYEPPIPTRVGKKKRKAKGPDAALKLPQVTPHTRCRLKLLKLERIKDYLLMEEEFIRNQERLKPQEEKIEEERSKVDDLRGTPMSVGNLEEIIDDNHAIVSTSVGSEHYVSILSFVDKDQLEPGCSVLLNHKVHAVVGVLGDDTDPMVSVMKLEKAPQETYADIGGLDTQIQEIKESVELPLTHPEYYEEMGIKPPKGVILYGPPGTGKTLLAKAVANQTSATFLRVVGSELIQKYLGDGPKLVRELFRVAEEHAPSIVFIDEIDAVGTKRYDSNSGGEREIQRTMLELLNQLDGFDSRGDVKVIMATNRIETLDPALIRPGRIDRKIEFPLPDEKTKRRIFTIHTSRMTLAEDVNLSELIMSKDDLSGADIKAICTEAGLMALRERRMKVTNEDFKKSKESVLYRKKEGTPEGLYL